Within Falco cherrug isolate bFalChe1 chromosome 12, bFalChe1.pri, whole genome shotgun sequence, the genomic segment CGCGCTCTCAGCGTGCGATGCCTGGAGAGCTGCCCAGGCAGGCCGCTGCAAAATGCGTGGTGGAAAGAGGTGGCAGCTGGCTTGCAAGTAAAGCAAACGATAATATAAGGTGGCTTGGGCCAGGATGTAGCCCGGCATTGgtgctggaggcagctctgtCCCGGGGTGGGCTCTGCTGTCACCTCTGTGCTCCTGTGAAAGCCAGGGCAaggccacagcagcagcccccgccACGCTGAGCACCTGCGCgccactgccagcacccagggcaTCTTCTGCCCCTTGCCACCTGGTGTCACCTCCACGGCCGGCCAGGTGGGCCAGGCAGCGCACGGGCCATTCCGAGTCACACTGAAGCCACAAAATGCATCCCAGGTATAGCATCCAGCACAGGGGCCACGCGTCTTTTTAAGGTTGCGTTACAGCCATGACTAACTAAACCCACATACACAAGAAGCAAGCCTTGCTCCGGGCACTCGTGGTGCGGGTGACTGATCCCCAAGGTATGCGCTTGCCCGCACAGATCGGGGTGACCGCCTCCTTGGCAAACATTTCCACAACTCACTGGCAGCTTCCTAAGGAGTAACTGAGCTGCCTGGTGCAAAAGGCATTTCCATGCATGCTAAAGCCTGCTTAAAATCACCCCGACCgctcctgggctctgctgaTGCCCTGCTTTGGCCAAATCTGTGGCGCATTGAATAACTGGCGCCCTGAAAAGTAGCTGGGAAATCTGGATGGGACCTCCCAGGGCTCGTCTCTGTGCCATGGCCGCCCCAATTTTCCTGTGCTGGATGCTGGACGGGACGGGCAGTCTTTTGGCAACCTAAGCATGAAGATGGGCCAGGTCAGGGCTTCATTGCGCTGCCAGTTAGActttaaaacagcaataaatgAAGTATGTTTGCCTGTTTATCAGTGGTGACTATTTGTCTTGGAATAGGGTTTAACTGTTTGTGTCCCATCGTGGCTGGGTTGTTCATGGCTCAACTTTTACCACAGGTggtattttctgaagaattcctGTTGGCAAATTTAATCGTTTGCTGATTAAATGCTCCTGAATTCCCCAGAGCCCAGCAGTCCATTGAGCCAGTGAGGAAACTGGCAACACTCTGGGCACATACTGAGTACAAAGTTTACATGCACCTCGGAGGGTGACCTGAGAGCTATATTCAGGGAGAGCACTGACGTTTCCTCTTctgttgctttaaaattattaattgcCAGTTTTGATTCAGACCTGTTTAGTATCTCAAATATATGCTTTGGGTGGTCTTCTGGGAATACATCACTTTGTTTTAAAGAGTTCTTAGGTATTAGGCTCCGCTTATCCGAATCACTTGGTAGAAATTGCATTAAAGTATCAGGAGAGGTTGTGTAGAGCTGTTCAgcctcactgcagcagcacaactTAGTTAAAAGCCAGAGTGCCATCCAGAGTGCCAGCGAGCTGGCTGAACCCACTTCCCATGGCCACAGTtggtgggaagcagaggagcagggtCGCTGCCCCATGGGCGCAGGGGGGCTGTCAGTTCCTTGGCAGCCCTTTGCCTGCATCTGCCCTgtccaggcagctgctggaggagagccAGCCTGGTTCTGAGCATGGCACTGCTTCATGCTCACATTCCAGCTCCCgtgttttctgcttcatttgctATCGATGCATAGTCATTAAAAGCGCCTTTAAGCGCCTCTTCCCAGATGCTTTTAGTGTTGGATCCACTTCAAAACTTGCATTTCAGCATGAGATCAGGCCTTCCTTAGACCTGCGTGGGgattatactttttttttcaagcccCCAAGGGAGGAAGACGTAGAAGTGGTGGtcttccctgcagagcctggtAGCTGGAGCCCTTGTTAAGAAGCAGgagctttcctttcctgttcctCCGCAGCCTGTAGCACTTTACAGCCTCTGGCTGCTCCAGGAGTGCTTGGCACAGCAAATAGAGGTTACTCACCTTGGGGGTAACCTCTCCTCTCAAATAAACCCGTTCCACCCTCAGCCAGCTCAGGGACAGTTGACCCTGAACCAAGGCTGGCGCCCCCAAAACAGGATTGGATGAAAAGGCTTCTAGCGTTAGGACTTCTGCCAGTGAGGCTTACTCAGCATCTCCCAATTACTTCCATTTAtgctttctgtgattttgtgacgGGAGGAAGCACAAGCAGCCATATCAAAGGGACTTTCACATGTTCAAATATCACTCAGCTAAAGGCACCATGCCAAGCCCCGCTTCTGCTGGCATTGCTGAAGAGGTGGGCGCTGGGGGATGCTGCCTCCTTTTACTCCAAAACTTGATCCCTGCAACCAGAAAAACTGATGGTTCTCTTTAATAAATCCAAAACCTTGAACGTGAGCAAGAGAAGTTGAACGATAACATTCTACCATAAGTTATAACCGGATGTAGTTCATCATTCTGCTGGATGCAGGAGACACATGAGAGATGCTGCAGGGACCCGCCTGGCCCACAAGGACAGGGGCTCAGCCTTGGAGCACAGAGCCTGGATGTGCCCCTACACAGCCTGTGCAGTCCCCAGGTAGACACTACACAGCTCCTGCGCATCCTCTCCAAGATAAGCCTGACATGGGCGATCATTTGAGCACCAGCCATCTGCCGGGTTGAGAAACACTAGCCAACTAAAAGCTGAGCTGAGCTAACTCAGCACCAAAGCGACTGAGCAAATATTCACTTGACTCAATCGATAGGGTGACTTTGTGGCCGATTTCTGCACCAGTGTGTGGATGTAATGAAACTTTGAGCTTCaagtcaaagcagcagcagctatgtCAGCCCTAGCTTACTAAATCCTTCCCCTTGCATATTGTGGCAGAGCAGTTTCTGttcaaagaaaagagaattcTTCACAGTCTTGTCTCtgtgatcttttttttattgtttctgacTTTGGATCTTTCCATCGGTCTTTCCACTTGTTCTTTGGCCGTTGCCTTGTTTAATATGCAACGATGCTGGctataaatgcaataaaatggTGATCACTTTCAGAGAGTGAACCTGCCAGTGCTGCCTATACAAACACTGGTGCTCACGTTGCTCCTCAGGGTGCAGCTTCCAAGGACCAGAGATGAACCTTTCTGGGAGCACCAGCTCTTCATTGCCTATTAAATTCAATTCCTGGAAATCAATGAAATCTTAATCTAACATTGTTAACCAGCATCCCCTCCTCTGTACACTCTGTTGGTGACTTTGGACTAATTCTATTGCATTTTACCTGGACACTGGCCTTTTCCACCTAAACGGCTGGAGGAAGCTGTGGCCCGGGTTTCCCGGTCAGGAGGCATCGTTGCACCAGGGCAAACACAGCAGCGATGCTGTTGGTTGCCATGAAagtgctgctgtattttcttgtgACTCCAGGGTATTAATTGCTCTACCATGTGCAAGTGAAAACGTATTTGCGCACCACTAAATGCAGATGCTGTCTGAGGTAAATCTGAATCTTCTCGGGGGTGACCATGGAAACAGAGCAGATAACATACAGGCACTGATAGGCACCACCACTGTCCCTAAGGATATTCTCCATAGTTAGGGCCAAGTGATAAGGAAGCATTATTTTATATGAGGTTTAAAAGTAGCAAGCACCTCTACTTCATATGTTCTGTAAACTCAGAGGGACAACACCTTGTTTGCCATTACCTGGTTTTATGATGTAGAAAGACCTTGAGCTTTTTAAGACGGTGTATTGGGagtttatttgggttttttctctgaatctgtgtattctttctctttttacttcTCCACAATTAGTTCCtcaaggaggaggaggtgctggaCAAGGTGGAGATATGGGCACAGAAGTACCTATATGCTCACCCTGTGTGGTTCGGAAGTTTCTCAGCATTCCTGGTTATCACTGATCCCGACTATGCCAAGGCTGTGTTGGCCAGAGGAGGTGAGGAGATGATGCCTTCAGCTGTGGAGCAACAACCACAGCCTGCAGATTTCCCATCCCAACCTAAAAATGCACAGCAAGGCAGGGTTTCACAGAGGGGTTGCCTTGCACAAACCATCTAAAGGCACGGAGAGATATTCCTCCTTCATGCCGTGCCCTGGCTGCTTCAGGCACAGGGCTCCAGGGCTGACCAGGGCCCCTCCAGATCACTTGTTGGCAAATCAAACTTCCTCAAGTGATCCTTGAAGAGTTGCTTTCTTAGTGCCCAACCCCAGCGAGAAGGCGGCAGCTGGGAGCTATTTTCTTGGCTTAGAGCCCTGGCTCCTACTGCAGGGAAGTATCTGTAGTGCATCAAGAGAGAAAGGTGCTTAAAAGTGTCGTCTGGGAAGTTTAATCATTTATCACACAGCACAGACTTTGGACTACCAATATgatattttttccagtctggGCGCTTGCTTTTGTACTTGTTTCTTGCTGCTGGGCCAGGcagtgttgttttgttgtgaAATACTGATGAACTCTGCAGGGATGCCACCAGTTCTGCTTTATGCCTAACAAAAACTGAGAGCCCAGAGGGAGCTTGCAGTTGCAAACCAGTGTGTTGATGCTACTGAAAcatttacaattttcttttctctttctttgtgatttttttacagATCCCAAGGATAACATCAGTTATAAACACCTTGTCCCATGGATCGGTATGTATTCCCAGGGCTTTGCCTACCAGGGATGATTCTGAAGTTAGTCAAGAACATGCTATAAATAAACAGCATTGTACTTGGTTCTTGACGCAGTTATAGCTAAAAGCTTCCTGAAATCATTACTTTTATTGAAAAAGGTGCTAAATAATGCCATTTTTTGTGATTTGAGGAAGGAAAGTTCAAACATAGTCATATATATAAATGAGAACCACTTATACGTCCATAGATAGCAAAGGGGAGAAGCTCATAGTGGAGGACTGGTGGAGAATGCATCTGCTGATCTGAACTTCTCATCTCCATCTGTGTGGGTGTTTCTTTTTGGAGGCAGTGCAGTATCATTTCAGTGAGCAgggctctgctcagccctgggaaCCCTAGAGCTGATGGCAACATTTGGAAATACTGTCTCGTAGCAGCTCAGACAGTGGATTTAATCATGCTCCTCGCAGGCAGAGGCTGTGTCCGCAGGCAGGTGAAAGCAGCCTGCTTGTGCCCAACAAAACATGCCTTGCCTGTGTTTCCCCAGGGAACGGGTTGCTGATCTTACATGGGCCAAAATGGCACCAACATCGAAAACTCCTGACTCCAGGGTTTCATTATGACGTCTTGAAACCATACGTGACCCTGATGGCAGAGTCTACTAACGTGATGCTGGTAGGACTCAAATCTGAtgctcctctctctgccttgttttctcttccctgatCCTGACTGGGTAGTGGGTAAATGCTGGAGCAGAGTTTTCTTGCAGCACCCTTGCTCACAACCTGGTAGTTGTAAGGACAGGCTGTGTCCTGGTGGTCAGGCTTTCCGAGGCACCACAaatccctgcctctgcctgtgaGTTGGAAGGAATGAGCAGGTTGAACCTCCCTGCAGGGGCTATGTCTCTGGTACTGCCTTGGGCTCTGTGGCTGAGATTTGAGGATTAATGTTACTACCATCCCTAAACTGTGCATGATCTCGCAATCCCAACCTCAACTTCTTGTAAGGTGTTTTTGTAAATGAAGAATTGAAGTAAATAAAGGTTCAtaataaaccccccaaaataaaaaggttgGAACAGAGCTTTACTGTGACCTAAGGTTAAAGGGTATCATTTGCTGTCAACATACCCATGACTGGATTGCAATCACTGCCTTGCCTAACACACAGTGAAACTGCGCTGTTCTCCCATCCATCATTGCTGGACATGATGGAAACCAGTGTGAATTACAGGTGAGGGGTACCAGGCTTTGTGTACGTGGACCAGCAGGAGGCTGCATGCTGGatctgttctttctcctttgccTCCCTCCATCCAGCCTCCCCAGAAACTTCCACATGGTTCCTGACTGTCCTCCCTCCCACTGGCCCAGGATGCAGCCAGGAGCCAGGGGCTGGAGAGCCAAGAGAGCTTTTGCAATGCACACAAGCCCCTGGCAGTTTGTCATTCCTTGCAGACAATGCACAGTGCCTATTGTGGGAGCCGATGCCACCAGGTGGCAATCGTTGTATGTGTTAAGGACACGAGTCTGGCCCTACGAGCCCACTTCCCCAGTTCTGTAGGAGCTCAGATGTGACTGTGCTCCTCCATCTCCCTTTCTCCGCTTTTGAGTCCACTGGTTCCTTACAGCCATGAAGGGACAGAGGATTCAACATCATTTCATGTCTGCCAGGCAAGAGAGACGCTATTTATAGTTTCTTTAGGGATCCCCTATATGAAAAGTTGAGCAAAAGCTCCTAGATTTTATGCTGGAAAAACACAGTGACAGAGCATGGGATGGAGGAAAAACCTGGGTCAGAAGTTTGCATCTTAAGCACCAAACTCATATGTGCTTGAGAACAGACTTGGTGAAGCCCAGTGCCGACATACACTGCGCTTGTGCAGGGAACATGCTGCTCCCCGAGACAGGCTTTGGTAACACACCCCATCACCCAGGAACGCACCCATCCTGGGCTTCTCCAGGGTGCCCTTGCCCCAGGGTCCAGTGTACCAGGGCCCACCGCTGCCAGAATCTGACACTAGCAGCTGCCTGAGGCAAGTCTTGTATTAACCACCCCACTCTTggcttcccttctccaggcttttGACAGCAACTAGAGtctcttctttccatttctctggGATGTATCCCTAGCTGAGCACTCGTTTAACCAGAGGGTAACTGCAGATTGTGCAGAACTGTCCCTTGCCTTCTCATTTCTGTCTCCTTTGTGCCCTAGGATAAATGGGAGCAGTTGATCACAGACGGGAAACCGGTGGAGCTCTTTGAGCATGTCAGCTTGATGACTCTCGATAGCATCATGAAATGTGCCTTCAGTTGTCACAGCAACTGCCAGACCAGCAGGTCAGTGCTGGCTGTCCCAAACCCTGGCAAAAAAAGTTTGCACCTCAGAAGGGAAATGGGCAAGTTGGTTGTCATGAAGTTCCCAAACTGACAAACTTCCACCACTCCCTCTCCCCAGGGAAAACACCTACATCCAGGCGGTCTACAACCTATGCCACATGGTGCACCAGCGCCTCCGCATCTTTCCCTACCACAATGACATCATTTACTGGCTCAGTCCCCACGGATTTCAGTTCAGGAAGGTCTGCCAGCTCGCTCATGACCACACAGGTATCCCCTGCCTCCATCCTTTGCCAAACCTTTCAAACAGGGTGGGTGATGGCTGACCAGAGTTACCTCTTTGCCCACGCCATGATCCTGCCTGGAGGCTCAGAACTGGGATCCAAGCAGAGCATCAGCTTGCAGCAGTGGTCTGATCTAGGCATGAAGCAAGGGGGTCTCACAGCTCCTGGGTTATTAAACTGGACTAACGGAGGCATTCCTCTTTGGGAACACTCCTGTTAAATGGCCAGACTCCTGAGAGAAAGGATGGGTGCTGCAGGCAACACTGATGCAAGGaatgattttccttttccagcccAGGCATGATTTTAATGCAAGGGTAAAGTAGGTGAGGAGTCTGTGGTGGGCAAAGAAGTTTGCAGAAAAGGATGGCAGTGTGCACAGCATTTGTTGCCATGCTGCTGAAAAAGCCAAACTGCCTGGGATACTGAAGCACACGTATTGGACTGAGCACTGGTCACCCCCTTGGGTGAACTTTGCATTCACAGGGTGAGTTTGCAGCTCAGcactcctgcctctgctgaacCTTTAACTCTTTCTTCCCCAGACAAGGTGATCCGTGAGCGAAAGGAGTCCCTTAAAGATGAACGAGAATTTGAAAAGATCCAGAAGAAGAGACATTTGGACTTCCTGGACATTCTGCTGTGTGCCAAAGTGAGTGGCGAGGAGTGGGTGTGCGGTAGGGCAGCAGGGTGCAAAAGCCACTCAGTCTTTGCAAGGGTCTCACAAACTACCAGAGACCCTTAGGACTGCACACACCATTAAAGTTAATtggcccagctctgcccatTTGAGGAGAAGCTAAGGTGATCCCATTTCTCATCCTGAAATGCTGGTAGTGTCTATTGGGGAATACAACATGCAGAGGGATTTCATAGTCCTGGTGGTTTAATATGGGGTGATAAAGGAATTTATAAGTGAAGGCAAAGGGGCCCTGAATTCAGTCTAAACAGATTGATTTTGTTTATACATATCCCAGGAGCATCACCACCCTGCTTTGCAATAGCTGGAATAATATAATGGTCCCTCCTGGgatattgtattttatatattttacgtataaatatagatatataaacTTACTGAGTCTACACTGTCCCTTCATCCAACTTATTCACCAATGAACTGGATGAAGAGCCAGAGATCCCTCTCcacaaatttctgaaaataccaaactgggaggagcagctgatacaccagaggctgcgctgcccttcagcaagacctggacaggctggagagctgggcagggagggacctcatgaggttcaaccaAGGCAActgtagggtcctgcacctaggCAGGAGCAACCCTGTGCACAAGTACAGGatggggctgacctgctgggaggaagctctgcagggaaggacctgggaatgctggtggacagcaaggtgcccatgagccagcagtgtgccctggtggccaagacagccagtgggatcctggggtgcattaggaggagcgtggccagcaggtcaagagaggtgatcctcccctctgctctgccctggtgaggctgcacctggagtgctgtgtccagtgctgggctccccagatCAAGAGGAATGGGAAACTAATGGAGAGGGCCCAGTGGAGGGCTACACAGatgatgagggggctggagcatctgcctcgtgaggaaaggctgagagagatggGCCTGTTTcgcctggagaaggctgagaagggatcttatcaatgtctatAAATATCTTGAGGGCGAGTGCCAAGAGGATAGGTCCAGGCTCTTTCAGTGGTccccagcgacaggacaaggggcaacaggcatGAAGTGAAATACAAGAATAATACATATTCCGcctgaatatgaggaaagacttctttaccttgagggtgacagagcactggaacaggctgcccagagaggctgtggagtctccttctctggagatgttcaaaacctgcctggacacaatcctgtgcagcctgctctgggtgaagctgctttagcaggggggttggactgggtgatctccagaggtcccttccagctccaaccattctgtgatatCTGGGCCactttaatatatatatatcaccTATATTAGCTGTATTATCTCtattatctatttttttatatttttaatatattttacatatatatatatatatatgggcCACTGAAAGTGTCTCCTGACTGTTAGGACGAGAATGGAGCTGGACTGTCTGATGAGGACCTGCGTGCCGAGGTGGACACGTTCATGTTTGAGGGCCATGATACCACAGCCAGTGGGATCTCCTGGCTCTTGTACTGCCTGGCATCACACCCCGAGCACCAGGCACGGTGCCGGGAGGAGATCCGGGGGATCCTGGGACACCGGGAGACACTTCAGTGGTAAGGTTGCTTTTTTCAGCTggtgacttttttccccatcactgCCATTTCTAAGTGAGCAATGCCTTCAAGGCTTGAAAGCTGGGGTGCTAAAGGCTGCTGCATGCACAGGGACTTCATAGGGTGGAGCACATACTGCATCCTTTAGCTAAATCTGCCTCCCTGCCCTTCAGGGCTTGTATTACTGGggcaaacacaagaaaaaccaCTCCAGACCAGGAGGCCCATGCTGGATGCCGTGCCAAGACCTGGTCTGCCAACATTGCTCTTTGCTCCGTCCTGTTTTCTTGCCACAGGACATTGTAGTCACAGCTTTTCACCTTTTGCTGTCACTTTGCACTTGAGCATGTTCAGAGGTTGTTCAGAAGTGTCCTGGGGTCCCCAgcttgcagcagcctgtggtTGGACATTGTGGGTCCCTCCGTATGCCCCATCTGTTGCAAGGGGGTCTGCGCAGGGGGCTGATGGCCATGGGGCAGTGGACCTCCCAgtgcagggcagcagtgggagTGTGGGCCTCAGTCTGCCTCTGTCCTGGCAGGGAGGACCTGGGCAAGATGACTTACAGCACCATGTGCATCAGGGAGAGCCTTCGCCTTTACCCACCAGTGCCTGGTGTGTCCCGGCAGCTCAGCAAACCCATCACCTTCCCCGATGGACGCACCTTGCCAGAAGGTCTGTAAATCCCATTGCTGCTTCAGAAAATTGTGCGTTTGGACATCAGCTGCATCCTCGCTGCCTGCCACAGAGCAAAGGCAACAGCCCTGCCTCTGTGACCTGCTCCTCGCCGGCGCAGATGTTTCAGATAGGACTGTGCAGATGTTGGCCTTCTGTTGATAGACTGAGGTCTGGGCTGTacagcagcatccctgtgaTGTCCTTCCTGCCACTGTCGCTATAGGGCAGTTGTGCCAGTGCCCAAAGCCCCTTCTGTCCCGGCCAAGCACAAGTTCATGGTTCACCCATTCTGGCAAACTGCaggcacagggggacagggaatggtCC encodes:
- the LOC102052883 gene encoding cytochrome P450 4B1; the protein is MKLSWLGVDVSRVLHLAAVFCLTCVLLKAIQLYHRRRELLRALADFPGHPTHWLFGHVQEFLKEEEVLDKVEIWAQKYLYAHPVWFGSFSAFLVITDPDYAKAVLARGDPKDNISYKHLVPWIGNGLLILHGPKWHQHRKLLTPGFHYDVLKPYVTLMAESTNVMLDKWEQLITDGKPVELFEHVSLMTLDSIMKCAFSCHSNCQTSRENTYIQAVYNLCHMVHQRLRIFPYHNDIIYWLSPHGFQFRKVCQLAHDHTDKVIRERKESLKDEREFEKIQKKRHLDFLDILLCAKDENGAGLSDEDLRAEVDTFMFEGHDTTASGISWLLYCLASHPEHQARCREEIRGILGHRETLQWEDLGKMTYSTMCIRESLRLYPPVPGVSRQLSKPITFPDGRTLPEGSVAAISIYLIHRNPAVWKDPLVFDPLRFSPENISGRHSHAFLPFSAGMRNCIGQQFAMNEMKVALALTLLRFELSPDPANPPFKIPRITLRSQNGIHLYLKKIG